A part of Deltaproteobacteria bacterium genomic DNA contains:
- a CDS encoding glycosyltransferase: protein MRALFLTNERGLRGGEKQLSLLADGLRARGWELVLGAPSGAKLAEGWRGPVVAIPMANNVDPRGVLAIRKAIHAHAPDVIHAFTARAHALARLARAQPLIVTRAVSFRAGKGALGRIKYKRGVERFIAVSQAVAKQLELAGADPQRIRVVPVGVPAVVADPSARLRPDAPFVIAAAGALEPAKGFDVLLHALVDLPGTTLLLAGEGDDRAELEALAKKLGISQRVRFLGWLSGLSGLLGAADAFVMSSRSEGMPMALIEAMSAGVPVVATRVGGIPEVVDDGQDGLLVPAEDASALANAIRRIADDRSLGRELGKRGVEKAKRFAPETMALRTEEVYSEILAPRRRASP from the coding sequence ATGCGCGCGCTCTTTCTCACCAACGAGCGCGGCCTGCGCGGCGGCGAGAAGCAGCTCTCGCTGCTCGCGGACGGCTTGCGCGCTCGCGGTTGGGAGCTGGTGCTCGGCGCGCCGTCGGGGGCGAAGCTGGCCGAGGGCTGGCGCGGCCCGGTGGTCGCGATTCCCATGGCCAACAACGTGGATCCGCGCGGCGTGCTCGCCATCCGCAAGGCCATCCACGCGCATGCGCCCGACGTGATCCACGCGTTCACCGCGCGCGCCCACGCCCTGGCGCGGCTCGCGCGTGCGCAGCCTTTGATCGTCACGCGGGCGGTTTCGTTTCGCGCGGGCAAGGGCGCGCTGGGGCGAATCAAGTACAAGCGGGGCGTGGAGCGGTTCATCGCGGTGTCGCAGGCCGTGGCGAAGCAGCTCGAGCTCGCGGGCGCGGATCCGCAGCGGATCCGCGTGGTGCCCGTGGGCGTGCCAGCCGTCGTCGCGGATCCGAGCGCGCGGCTCCGTCCCGATGCGCCGTTCGTGATCGCCGCCGCAGGCGCGCTCGAGCCTGCGAAGGGCTTCGACGTGCTGCTGCACGCGCTCGTCGATCTTCCGGGAACGACGCTGCTGCTCGCCGGCGAAGGCGACGATCGCGCGGAGCTCGAGGCGCTCGCGAAGAAGCTGGGCATTTCACAGCGCGTGAGGTTCCTCGGCTGGCTGAGCGGGCTGAGTGGTTTGCTCGGCGCCGCGGATGCGTTCGTGATGTCGAGCCGCAGCGAGGGAATGCCGATGGCGCTCATCGAGGCCATGAGTGCGGGCGTGCCGGTGGTGGCGACGCGGGTCGGCGGTATTCCGGAAGTCGTCGACGACGGACAGGACGGCCTGCTGGTGCCCGCCGAAGATGCGTCCGCGCTCGCGAACGCGATTCGCCGAATTGCCGACGACCGCTCGCTCGGCCGAGAGCTGGGCAAGCGGGGCGTCGAGAAGGCGAAACGCTTCGCGCCCGAAACGATGGCCCTGCGGACCGAGGAGGTGTATTCCGAAATCCTCGCGCCGCGACGGAGAGCTTCACCGTGA
- a CDS encoding glycosyltransferase family 4 protein, which translates to MKVLMMLASSSVTGPAELMLNDAAALRAAGHTVHLACDTRRPGNLVETIKAQGFPLAEELILCQSPGAVEVWKDIRALRQRIRNESYDLIHCRFSHDHLIALFSAPRLTRVVRTAEIARALRPGRTRSLAFRRSDGVIASCVSYANILEREHRVAKERVAVLPGSVDAKRFSPARNVALRQELGVAAEAPVAGIVSRIKSDRMHDQLVRAFREVKAAVPEARFLIIGRGEYEPELRGVVSSLGLDGTVLFAGYRAGEQLPEAYRALDVMCWLAEGNDGTCRAVLEAMASGLPVVGCKTGAIAEAIVEGETGHLIEPGDERSLARALIDLLADLPRARTKGAAGRERATTVFAPARRDTALAAFYQRVLEMPPVRG; encoded by the coding sequence GTGAAAGTCCTGATGATGCTCGCGAGCTCGTCGGTCACCGGGCCGGCGGAGCTCATGCTGAACGACGCCGCTGCGCTCCGCGCGGCCGGCCACACCGTGCACCTGGCCTGCGACACGCGCCGGCCGGGAAACCTGGTCGAGACCATCAAGGCCCAGGGCTTCCCGCTCGCGGAGGAGCTCATCCTCTGCCAGAGCCCGGGTGCGGTGGAGGTGTGGAAGGACATCCGCGCGCTGCGCCAGCGCATCCGCAACGAGAGCTACGACCTCATCCACTGCCGCTTCAGCCACGACCACCTCATCGCGCTCTTCTCGGCGCCGCGGCTGACGCGCGTGGTGCGCACCGCGGAGATCGCGCGCGCGCTGCGGCCCGGGCGGACACGGAGCCTCGCGTTCCGGCGCTCGGATGGCGTCATCGCCTCGTGCGTGAGCTACGCGAACATCCTCGAGCGCGAGCACCGCGTGGCCAAGGAGCGGGTGGCGGTGCTGCCCGGCTCGGTGGACGCCAAGCGCTTCTCGCCCGCGCGAAACGTGGCGTTGCGCCAGGAGCTGGGCGTCGCTGCCGAGGCGCCGGTGGCGGGCATCGTGAGCCGCATCAAGAGCGACCGGATGCATGACCAGCTGGTGCGCGCGTTCCGCGAGGTGAAGGCCGCGGTGCCCGAGGCGCGCTTCTTGATCATCGGCCGCGGCGAGTACGAGCCCGAGCTGCGCGGCGTGGTGAGCTCGCTGGGCCTCGACGGCACCGTGCTCTTTGCCGGCTACCGCGCGGGCGAGCAGCTGCCCGAGGCGTACCGGGCGCTGGACGTGATGTGCTGGCTCGCCGAGGGCAACGACGGCACCTGCCGGGCGGTGCTCGAGGCCATGGCCAGCGGCCTGCCGGTGGTGGGCTGCAAGACGGGCGCGATCGCCGAGGCCATCGTGGAGGGCGAGACCGGCCACCTCATCGAGCCCGGCGACGAGCGCAGCCTGGCCCGCGCGCTGATCGATCTGCTCGCGGATCTGCCGCGCGCGCGCACCAAGGGCGCCGCCGGACGCGAGCGCGCGACCACCGTGTTCGCGCCCGCGCGCCGAGACACCGCGCTCGCGGCGTTCTACCAGCGCGTGCTGGAGATGCCGCCCGTTCGCGGATGA
- a CDS encoding Trm112 family protein, whose product MALAKELKEILVCPKCKGELDFREPEKQVVCPSCRLAFPIVDDIPWMLLEEAQPLRS is encoded by the coding sequence ATGGCCCTGGCGAAAGAGCTGAAGGAGATCCTCGTCTGCCCGAAGTGCAAGGGCGAGCTCGACTTCCGCGAGCCCGAGAAGCAGGTGGTCTGTCCCTCGTGCCGGCTGGCGTTCCCCATCGTCGACGACATCCCCTGGATGCTGCTCGAGGAAGCCCAGCCGCTCCGCTCGTAG
- a CDS encoding glycosyltransferase family 9 protein: MATLPAHPSRTVVVQTAFLGDVVFTAPLVRALKRRFPATQLTLVVAPRGEAIAKHLPGVDSVVVLDKRGAHRSLAATWRFGKSLQADLVVVPHPSTRSALLAAAIPGAFKVGPSSFPQRLAFDLPVAMNAPEFVQRMLGMARAIGAESTPDLHLRLSDDELQRGRELLGSGRFAAAVVGSEWATKRLPPETWAEVLDGLVERGLTPVLLGAPREKALSDAVLAASSKRGAYRDFVGNSIEESLSLLAASTVVLGGDTGLLHAARALGVPAIVFFGPTDPQAHVWEPASEVVSQKLACQPCHAHGPPVCPLGHHDCLAKLPAEKLLAAVQGRLR, encoded by the coding sequence GTGGCCACGCTCCCTGCACACCCCTCGCGGACGGTGGTCGTGCAGACCGCTTTTCTCGGCGACGTGGTCTTCACCGCGCCGCTGGTGCGCGCGCTCAAGCGGCGCTTTCCGGCCACGCAGCTGACCCTGGTGGTCGCGCCGCGCGGCGAGGCGATTGCGAAGCACCTGCCCGGCGTGGATTCGGTGGTGGTGCTCGACAAGCGCGGCGCGCATCGCTCGCTCGCGGCGACGTGGCGCTTCGGCAAGTCGCTGCAGGCGGACCTGGTGGTCGTGCCGCATCCGTCGACGCGCTCGGCGCTGCTCGCGGCGGCGATTCCGGGCGCGTTCAAGGTCGGGCCGAGCTCGTTTCCGCAGCGGCTGGCGTTCGATCTGCCGGTGGCGATGAACGCGCCCGAGTTCGTGCAGCGCATGCTGGGCATGGCTCGCGCGATCGGCGCGGAGAGCACGCCGGATCTGCACCTGCGGCTCTCGGACGACGAGCTCCAGCGTGGGCGCGAGCTGCTCGGATCCGGTCGATTCGCGGCGGCGGTGGTGGGGTCCGAGTGGGCCACCAAGCGGCTGCCGCCCGAGACCTGGGCCGAGGTGCTCGACGGCCTCGTCGAGCGCGGGCTGACGCCGGTGCTGCTGGGCGCGCCCAGGGAGAAAGCGCTGTCGGACGCGGTGCTGGCCGCATCGAGCAAGCGCGGCGCGTACCGCGACTTCGTGGGCAACTCCATCGAGGAGTCGCTGTCGCTCCTGGCGGCGTCGACGGTCGTTCTCGGCGGCGACACGGGCCTGCTCCACGCGGCGCGTGCCCTCGGCGTTCCGGCGATCGTGTTCTTCGGGCCGACGGATCCCCAAGCGCACGTCTGGGAACCTGCGAGCGAGGTGGTGTCGCAGAAGCTCGCATGCCAGCCGTGCCACGCGCACGGGCCGCCGGTGTGTCCCCTGGGGCATCACGATTGTCTCGCCAAGCTGCCCGCCGAGAAGCTGCTCGCGGCCGTTCAAGGGCGGCTGCGGTGA
- a CDS encoding glycosyltransferase family 9 protein has translation MLELLVRLVYWPGPGGPVDLASIRRVLVIRPDPRVGNVLLTVPLLRALAAGMPNAKVDVLVASGKERLVEGLPFVNQIVSFNKQNFFRRPWRFWRLIRGLRGYDVAIEAGHFHAFSFTAGWLTRATRARVRIGHDRGLASRFLTHPVTHDPARVNDVEAKLELLGPLGIPAAGTQLETPLGREGERTLKLLTDGLPKQRFAALNLGARKADHRWPAEKFGELASKLRARGLVPLLLWGPGEEALCDAAIAASRGAAVKGPPTDLEELAATFRVSAIAVTNDTGPMHLACAVGAKVVAVFMSEDAERWAHPGPRFAGVKVRASADPVAAVDEAVGRLLDS, from the coding sequence ATGCTGGAGCTGCTGGTGCGGCTGGTGTACTGGCCGGGGCCAGGCGGTCCGGTCGATCTCGCGAGCATCCGACGCGTGCTGGTGATCCGGCCGGATCCGCGCGTGGGAAACGTGCTGCTGACCGTGCCGCTCTTGCGCGCGCTGGCCGCGGGAATGCCGAACGCCAAGGTCGATGTGCTTGTGGCCTCGGGGAAAGAGCGGCTCGTGGAGGGCCTGCCGTTCGTTAACCAGATTGTTTCGTTCAACAAGCAGAACTTCTTCAGGCGGCCCTGGCGGTTCTGGCGGCTGATTCGAGGGCTGCGCGGGTACGACGTGGCCATCGAGGCGGGGCACTTCCACGCGTTCTCGTTCACGGCGGGCTGGCTCACGCGGGCCACGCGCGCGCGGGTGCGGATTGGGCACGATCGCGGGCTGGCCTCTCGCTTCCTCACGCATCCCGTGACCCACGATCCCGCGCGCGTGAACGACGTGGAGGCTAAGCTGGAGCTGCTCGGGCCGCTGGGCATTCCGGCGGCGGGGACGCAACTCGAGACGCCGCTCGGTCGCGAGGGCGAGCGCACTTTGAAGCTGCTCACCGACGGCCTGCCCAAGCAGCGCTTCGCGGCGCTGAACCTCGGCGCGCGCAAGGCCGACCACCGCTGGCCGGCGGAGAAGTTTGGCGAGCTGGCGTCGAAGCTGCGCGCGCGCGGGCTGGTGCCGCTCTTGCTCTGGGGGCCAGGCGAGGAGGCGCTCTGCGACGCGGCGATCGCGGCGAGTCGTGGCGCAGCGGTCAAAGGCCCGCCGACGGATCTCGAGGAGCTGGCGGCGACGTTCCGGGTGAGCGCGATCGCGGTAACGAACGACACCGGGCCGATGCACCTCGCGTGTGCCGTGGGCGCGAAGGTGGTGGCGGTGTTCATGTCCGAGGACGCCGAGCGCTGGGCGCACCCCGGGCCGCGCTTTGCCGGCGTCAAGGTGCGCGCGTCGGCCGATCCGGTCGCGGCCGTCGACGAGGCTGTCGGCAGGTTGCTCGACTCGTAG
- a CDS encoding YicC family protein, with protein MIRSMTGFGSGHAKAGEEEISVEIRSVNAKFCEVKVRLPRELNALENDVTKQVKARLQRGGIEVSIRRLAGERAAVMPRVDLALAQEYATLHMQLAHELELPVEKPSVTAILAAEGVLTLEERPTDMAMAGEALQKATEAALNELSKMREREGKSLAEDLLARASHLREHGTAIGKQAPKVVAIYRERLTARMKELLGDATVDPARIAQEAALFADKADVAEELTRLTSHLDQFEKLVLGDEPAGRRMEFLVQEMMREVNTTGSKSPSAEIANVVVELKAELERIREQVANVE; from the coding sequence ATGATTCGCTCCATGACGGGCTTTGGCTCGGGGCACGCGAAGGCGGGCGAGGAGGAGATCTCCGTCGAGATCCGCTCCGTGAACGCCAAGTTCTGCGAGGTGAAGGTCCGCCTCCCGCGCGAGCTGAATGCGCTCGAAAACGACGTCACCAAGCAGGTGAAGGCCAGGCTCCAGCGAGGCGGCATCGAGGTCAGCATTCGGCGCCTGGCCGGGGAGCGCGCCGCGGTGATGCCTCGCGTGGATCTCGCGCTCGCCCAGGAGTACGCCACCCTGCACATGCAGCTCGCCCACGAGCTCGAATTGCCCGTGGAGAAGCCCAGCGTGACGGCCATCCTCGCGGCCGAGGGCGTGCTCACCCTCGAGGAGCGCCCCACGGACATGGCCATGGCGGGCGAGGCCCTGCAAAAGGCCACCGAGGCCGCGCTGAACGAGCTGAGCAAGATGCGCGAGCGCGAGGGCAAGTCGCTCGCTGAAGATCTGCTCGCGCGCGCGTCGCACCTGCGCGAACACGGGACGGCGATCGGCAAGCAGGCGCCCAAGGTCGTCGCGATATATCGAGAGCGCTTGACCGCGCGGATGAAGGAGCTGCTGGGGGACGCGACCGTGGATCCCGCGCGCATCGCGCAGGAGGCCGCGCTCTTCGCCGACAAGGCCGACGTGGCCGAGGAGCTCACCCGGCTCACCTCGCACCTGGACCAGTTCGAGAAGCTGGTGCTCGGCGACGAGCCCGCGGGCCGGCGCATGGAGTTTTTGGTGCAGGAGATGATGCGCGAGGTGAACACCACCGGCAGCAAGAGCCCCAGCGCCGAAATCGCCAATGTCGTCGTGGAGTTGAAGGCCGAGCTGGAGCGCATCCGCGAGCAAGTCGCGAACGTGGAGTAG
- the gmk gene encoding guanylate kinase has protein sequence MNPGLLLVLSAPSGAGKTTLAHRLVQALPEAVFSISATTRPPRGEEQDGRDYHFLSPWQFQEKIDQGEFVEFAEVFGYRYGTLHQTLQKALDQGQVAIFDIDVQGGSTIKSKYPGAVTVFIFPPSMEELERRLRARKTDTDEVIRKRLAAAREEMVRGHDSYDYLIVNDDLNRAFDDLLAVIRAERLRRTRVDVSRTFA, from the coding sequence ATGAATCCTGGATTGCTCCTGGTCCTCTCGGCGCCCTCGGGCGCGGGCAAGACCACGCTCGCGCACCGGCTGGTGCAGGCGCTGCCCGAGGCGGTGTTCAGCATCTCCGCGACCACCCGTCCGCCGCGCGGCGAGGAGCAGGACGGCCGCGACTACCATTTCCTCAGCCCCTGGCAATTCCAGGAGAAAATCGACCAGGGCGAGTTCGTGGAGTTCGCCGAGGTCTTCGGCTACCGCTACGGCACCCTGCACCAGACCCTGCAAAAAGCCCTCGACCAGGGCCAGGTGGCGATCTTCGACATCGACGTGCAGGGCGGCTCGACCATCAAGTCGAAATACCCAGGAGCTGTCACGGTTTTCATCTTCCCGCCGAGCATGGAAGAGCTCGAGCGCCGGCTCCGCGCGCGCAAGACCGACACCGACGAGGTGATCAGAAAGCGCCTGGCCGCTGCCCGCGAGGAGATGGTCCGCGGCCACGACTCGTACGACTACCTGATCGTGAACGACGACCTAAACCGCGCATTTGACGACCTTTTGGCAGTGATCCGGGCGGAGCGGCTGCGGCGCACGCGCGTCGACGTCTCGCGCACGTTCGCGTAG